A portion of the Bactrocera neohumeralis isolate Rockhampton chromosome 2, APGP_CSIRO_Bneo_wtdbg2-racon-allhic-juicebox.fasta_v2, whole genome shotgun sequence genome contains these proteins:
- the LOC126760885 gene encoding sodium-independent sulfate anion transporter, whose product MTSDRLSAITPSGQGNDNFGSEVTLDIPPSGLYAGSTDYIVQDDDPQTERGCCEKSGDWAKRTAANVFRKKTLYKRLPILQWLPKYDRDDFVGDLVAGITVGLTVIPQGLAYAGITGLELQYGLYGCFFGCFIYVLFGSSKDVPVGPTAIAALLVYQTARGSLEKTILLTFLTGIIEVLMGILQLGFLIDFVSGPVSAGFTSAVALIIFTSQLKDILVVDTSGDTFVDMWISIGNDIHNISWNDAALGIGCVFLLLAMRVMTTVRIGPKDGKKVWQKVLEKTIWLIGTSRNAVLVILVALMGYALRTSGIDIFKMVGYVPKGLPEFKMPPFSVTTYTNSTSGEVIETHENFAQMVSSLGAGLIVVPLISLLENTALVQAFADGKPCDANQELIAIGLCNIGNSFAQGFRGNGPIARGAVLNASGVRTQLSNLYTGVIVIFALLWLTPAFYYIPKSALAAIILSAVIFMVQYRVIKPMWRSKKTDLIPGIGAFIACLLLPLQIGILVGIGINVIFILYSAARPKLRVETACTSNGIKYLMLTPDRCLIFPSVEFVRNVINKQGRKSTLPVVLDCTYIYGADFTAAKVVSMLISDFEARNQKLYFYNLQRRVAQVFEGLNKGLIVIYDAEHLEMELAGKGIEANK is encoded by the exons ATGACTTCAGACAGACTAAGTGCGATCACACCGAGTGGCCAAGGCAATGACAATTTCGGTTCGGAAGTTACCTTAGACATACCGCCTAGTGGTTTGTACGCGGGCAGCACCGATTACATAGTGCAAGATGATGATCCACAAACCGAGCGCGGCTGCTGTGAAAAGTCGGGCGATTGGGCCAAACGCACCGCCGCGAACGTGTTTCGCAAAAAGACACTCTACAAACGCTTACCAATACTACAGTGGCTGCCCAAATACGATCGTGACGATTTCGTTGGTGATTTGGTAGCTGGTATAACGGTCGGTTTAACGGTGATACCTCAGGGCTTGGCGTATGCGGGCATAACGGGCCTAGAATTACAG TATGGTCTCTACGGCTGCTTTTTCGGCTGTTTCATTTATGTGCTCTTCGGCTCCAGCAAAGATGTGCCTGTCGGTCCTACGGCCATCGCTGCGCTGCTCGTCTACCAGACAGCGCGTGGTAGTTTGGAGAAGACCATATTACTCACTTTTCTCACCGGTATAATTGAAGTGCTGATGGGTATATTACAACTGGGCTTTCTGATAGACTTTGTGTCCGGTCCGGTTAGTGCGGGATTCACGAGCGCCGTCGCGCTCATCATTTTCACCTCACAACTCAAGGATATACTGGTTGTGGACACTTCGGGCGATACTTTCGTCGATATGTGGATCTCAATTGGGAACGATATACATAATATCAGCTGGAATGACGCTGCGTTGGGGATTGGTTGTGTTTTCTTGCTGTTGGCGATGCGTGTCATGACTACCGTAAGAATTGGACCCAAGGATGGCAAAAAGGTTTGGCAAAAGGTGCTTGAGAAAACTATTTGGCTGATTGGCACATCACGCAATGCGGTGTTGGTTATTTTAGTTGCACTCATGGGTTATGCGTTGCGCACCTCGGGCATTGATATCTTCAAGATGGTCGGTTATGTGCCGAAGGGTTTGCCAGAATTCAAAATGCCACCTTTCTCAGTAACCACCTACACAAACTCCACAAGCGGCGAGGTTATTGAGACACATGAAAATTTCGCTCAAATGGTGAGCAGTTTGGGCGCTGGACTGATAGTGGTACCTCTGATTTCTTTACTGGAAAATACCGCTTTGGTGCAAGCGTTTG CTGATGGCAAACCGTGCGATGCCAACCAGGAGCTCATCGCTATTGGCCTGTGCAATATTGGTAATTCCTTCGCGCAAGGCTTCCGTGGCAATGGACCAATTGCCCGTGGTGCTGTTTTGAATGCCAGTGGTGTTCGTACACAACTCTCCAATCTCTACACTGGTGTAATTGTTATATTCGCTTTGCTGTGGCTCACACCAGCCTTCTATTACATCCCCAAATCCGCTTTGGCCGCCATCATTTTGTCTGCCGTAATCTTCATGGTGCAATACCGCGTAATCAAGCCAATGTGGAGAAGCAAAa AAACCGATCTTATTCCCGGTATCGGCGCCTTCATTGCTTGTCTACTGCTACCGTTGCAAATCGGCATTCTCGTGGGCATCGGCATTAATGTCATATTCATTTTGTACAGCGCCGCACGTCCGAAACTGCGTGTCGAAACAGCTTGC ACGTCGAATGGCATCAAGTATCTCATGCTCACTCCCGATCGCTGCCTCATCTTCCCATCGGTGGAGTTCGTGCGCAACGTGATCAACAAACAAGGCCGCAAGTCAACCCTGCCTGTGGTTCTCGATTGCACCTACATTTATGGCGCGGACTTCACGGCTGCCAAGGTTGTCTCCATGCTTATAAGTGACTTCGAAGCGCGCAACCAGAAGCTCTACTTCTACAATCTTCAGCGTCGAGTCGCGCAGGTGTTCGAGGGCCTCAACAAGGGGCTGATTGTTATCTACGATGCTGAGCATTTGGAAATGGAACTCGCTGGTAAAGGAATAGAGGCGAATAAGTGA
- the LOC126760775 gene encoding sodium-independent sulfate anion transporter-like: MKMCTVNSNVRTRNLEGCDNYGSDVTLDIPPGGLYTGSSDCIVDEADVNEQRDCCSATGDWLKDTAANVFRKKTLYKRLPILEWLPKYDRNDIVGDLVAGITVGLTVIPQGLAFAGITGLELQYGLYSCFMGCFIYVLFGTSKDVPVGPTAIAALLTFQIGRGDLVKTILLTFLTGIIEVLMGLLKLGFLIDFVSGPVSAGFTSAASLIIFTSQLKDLLVVDTAGDTLVDMWVSIVKDFRNISWNDSALGVSAVFLLLSMRAMTFIEIGPKEGKKSWQRILQKTIWLIGTSRNAVLVVLVGMLGYHLLQSGIDIFRMVGYVPSGLPEFKVPAFSATTYTNTTSGELVEMNESFFDMVSSLGAGLIVIPLVSLLETTALIQAFAEGKPCDANQELIAIGLCNVGTSFAQGFRGNGPLARGAVLNASGVRTQMSNLYTGVIVIFALLYFTPAFYYVPKAALAAIIVSATIFMLQYRVVKPMWHSKRTDLIPGLGAFIACIVLPIQIGILVGMTINVIFILYSAARPKLRIETLEASNGIKYLMLTPDRCLIFPSVEFVRNVINKHGRKSTLPVVIDCTYIYGADFTAAKVVSMLIKDFETRNQKLYFYNLQARVAQVFEGLNKGLIVIYDAEHLEMVLAGKELEAKS; the protein is encoded by the exons ATGAAAATGTGTACAGTTAATTCAAACGTGAGAACACGCAACTTAGAAGGTTGTGATAATTATGGTTCCGATGTAACCTTGGACATACCGCCGGGCGGTCTCTACACAGGCTCTTCGGATTGCATTGTCGACGAAGCGGATGTGAACGAGCAACGAGACTGCTGCTCGGCTACTGGCGATTGGCTGAAGGACACTGCTGCGAATGTGTTTCGCAAAAAGACGCTGTACAAGCGACTGCCCATCTTAGAGTGGTTACCAAAATATGATCGAAATGATATTGTGGGTGATTTGGTGGCCGGTATTACCGTCGGCTTAACTGTGATACCTCAAGGTCTTGCATTTGCAGGCATAACGGGTCTGGAACTGCAA TATGGCTTGTACAGTTGCTTCATGGGCTGTTTCATCTACGTGCTTTTCGGCACCAGCAAAGACGTACCTGTTGGGCCCACGGCCATAGCCGCGCTGCTCACCTTCCAAATAGGGCGCGGTGATTTGGTGAAGACGATATTGCTAACGTTTCTAACGGGCATAATTGAGGTGCTGATGGGCTTACTGAAGTTGGGTTTTCTCATTGATTTCGTATCCGGACCGGTTAGTGCGGGCTTTACCAGTGCCGCCTCATTGATCATATTCACCTCGCAGCTGAAGGATTTGCTAGTCGTGGACACAGCCGGCGACACATTGGTGGACATGTGGGTTTCTATTGTCAAGGATTTTCGCAACATTAGCTGGAATGATTCCGCTCTGGGTGTGAGTGCTGTTTTCCTGCTCCTCTCCATGCGTGCCATgacttttattgaaattggaCCCAAAGAGGGCAAGAAAAGCTGGCAACGTATACTGCAGAAGACCATCTGGTTGATTGGCACCTCGCGCAATGCCGTGCTGGTGGTGCTGGTGGGAATGCTGGGCTACCATTTACTGCAATCCGGCATCGACATCTTCCGCATGGTGGGTTATGTGCCCAGTGGTTTGCCCGAGTTTAAGGTGCCAGCATTCTCAGCGactacatacacaaatacaacaaGCGGTGAGCTTGTTGAGATGAATGAGAGCTTTTTCGATATGGTTTCCAGTTTGGGCGCTGGTTTGATCGTCATTCCGCTGGTCTCGCTGCTGGAAACAACAGCCCTCATACAGGCGTTTG CTGAAGGCAAACCTTGCGACGCCAACCAAGAGCTCATTGCCATTGGTCTTTGCAATGTGGGCACATCTTTCGCACAGGGCTTCCGCGGTAATGGTCCCTTGGCGCGTGGTGCTGTCTTGAATGCCAGCGGGGTTCGAACACAGATGTCCAATTTATATACGGgcgttattgttattttcgCACTACTTTATTTTACGCCTGCCTTCTACTACGTGCCGAAAGCAGCTCTGGCGGCCATCATTGTCTCGGCGACGATTTTCATGTTGCAATATCGCGTAGTCAAGCCGATGTGGCACAGCAAAA GAACCGACCTCATTCCCGGTCTGGGTGCATTCATTGCCTGCATTGTACTACCCATACAGATCGGCATATTGGTCGGCATGACTATTAACGTGATATTCATTTTGTACAGCGCAGCGCGTCCCAAGCTACGAATTGAAACTTTAGAA GCTTCGAATGGCATCAAGTATCTCATGCTCACTCCTGATCGCTGCCTCATCTTCCCATCGGTGGAGTTTGTGCGCAACGTGATCAATAAGCACGGCCGCAAATCGACATTGCCGGTGGTCATCGATTGCACCTACATTTATGGTGCGGACTTCACGGCCGCCAAGGTCGTCTCCATGCTGATCAAAGACTTCGAGACTCGCAACCAAAAGCTCTACTTCTACAATCTGCAAGCGCGTGTAGCGCAGGTGTTCGAGGGCCTCAACAAGGGGCTGATTGTTATCTACGATGCTGAGCATTTGGAAATGGTACTCGCAGGCAAAGAATTGGAAGCGAAGTCCTGA